The window ATTCGTTTTAAAGCTGAGGTTACACGACCTTCATTAGCCATAACCGCTTTGTTTAAATTGATAAAGGCTTTGCTAATAGCGGGTCTACGTTGCATGGTTAAAACCGAATTTGGACAAAATCCAAGGGTCTCGTTAAAGAATGTTGCCAGTTCTTTAGTTTCTAAATCGTGATCTGCTGTTAAAGGTGTTATTAAAGGCATTGTTTTTTGTTTTTAAGTAGTATTTTTGATTGATATCAATAAACGAAAAAATATTCAATTATGTCGCATAAAATTACAACCAATTGGAAAGGAAACATGTTATTCGATTCTGATAACCCAAGTGGTCACCATGTTTTAATGGATACAGATGTAGAAGGTAAAGCGCGTGAAGGATTGTCTCCTAAAGCCTTAATGTTGTCATCCTTAGCGGGTTGTTCTGGGTTAGACGTTGTGTCTATTTTAGATAAAATGAAAATTAATAGCTATGATTTAAAAATGGAAGTTGAAGGTTTGTTAACTGACGAGCATCCTAAATATTATCATACCGTAATTTTAGATTATCATTTTACTGGTGACGATTTAAACGAAGAAAAAATAAATAGAGCAGTACAATTATCAGTTGAAAAATACTGTGGTGTTATGGAGATGTTTAGACGATTTGCGGAAGTTAAAACTAATGTGCATTTTCATAATAAGTAATCGTATTTACTTAGAAAAGAGTTTAATTTTTATTCTAAATTCATTACATGCGCTGGACCTTAAAACCAAAACCTAATCCTGAAACTGTTAAATCTTTAGCAGATAGTTTGCAAATTGATGCACCCATTGCATCTCTTTTAGTGCAGCGAGGTATTGAAAATTTTGAGGATGCTAAATCTTTTTTTAGACCTAGCTTAGACCATTTACATGATCCGTATCTAATGAAGGATATGGATAAGGCTGTGGTGAGAATAGAGCACGCTATTGCTAATGATGAAAATATATTGGTATATGGCGATTATGATGTCGATGGTACGACCTCAGTTGCGTTAATGTCATCGTATTTAAAAACAAAAACACCTTTAGTTGCGACTTATATTCCTGATAGGTATGGCGAAGGTTATGGCGTCTCTTATCAAGGAATTGACTTTGCGGAGGACAATGATTTTGGTCTTATTATAGCATTAGATTGTGGAGTAAAGGCGGTAGATAAAGTCGTTTATGCGAAAGAAAAAAACATAGATTTTATAATTTGTGATCACCACAGACCGGGTGCTATTGTACCAGATGCGGTGGCGGTTTTGGACCCTAAGCAAGCCGATTGTAATTACCCTTATAAAGAGTTATGTGGTTGTGGTGTTGGATTTAAATTAATCCAAGCCTTAGCGGGAAAAGATGGTCAAACTATTGCTGATTTACTTCCGTATTTAGATTTAGTAGCGACTGCAATTGGTGCAGATATTGTTCCCATTACTGGGGAAAATAGGATTTTAGCTTATCATGGTTTAAAAGTGGTCAATCAAAAATCTAGAGCTGGATTTAGAGCGATTATCAATCAGCTTAAAAAAGACACGTTAACTATTACAGATGTTGTGTTTACTATTGCGCCACGTATTAATGCGGCAGGACGCATGAAACATGGGCAATATGCGGTAGACTTATTAACGGAAGTCGATTTTGCTACAGCCGTGACCTATGCTGAAGAAATTGAAGAATTTAATTCTGACCGACGTGAAACGGATAAAACAATTACAATTGAAGCGTTAGCGCAAATCATAGAAAACAAAGAAGAACAAAGACTTACCTCCGTAGTGTATCAAGAAGATTGGCACAAAGGGGTTATTGGGATTGTCGCTTCAAGATTAATAGAGACGTATTACAGACCAACATTGGTGTTTACTAAAAGTGGAGACAAATTAGCTGCGTCTGCCAGATCTGTTTCTGGGTTTGATGTCTATAACGCTTTGGAGGCTTGTAGTGCCCATATCGAACAGTTTGGAGGGCATATGTATGCGGCAGGTTTAACGCTTAAAGAAGAAAACTACGAAGCTTTTAAACAAGCGTTTGAAGATGAGGTTTCTAAAACCATAGATAAAAATTTACTAACACCAGAAATTAAAATTGATACCACTTTAGAACTGAGTGCAATTGACGATAAATTTTGGCGTATTGTTAAACAGTTTGCGCCTTTTGGACCAGGAAATATGACGCCTATTTTTATGACCGAAGCGTTGAAAGATACGGGTTATGGAAAATGTGTTGGAGAGGATGATAAACATATTAGATGCACAGTGACCCAATCTGGTAGAGAAAAATTTGTGTGCATTGGTTTTAATTTAGGTGATAAATTAAATCTTATAAAAAACAGAAAACGTTTTAAAGCAGTCTATTCTGTGGATGAAAACCATTGGCAAGGCAATGTGTCTTTACAACTAAAATTAAGAGATTTAAAGGAGTAATATGGCTAAAAATGATCCATATGCAGCACTAAGAATAAGAGAGTTTAATATCTTTTTATTGCTACGATTTGCTTTAGTTTTTGGTTGGTCCATGCAATTTATTGTAATTGAATGGGAAGTCTACACATTGACAAAAGATCCTTTGTATTTGGGGTTAATTGGACTGATGGAAATTATTCCAGCATTTTCTATGGCTTTATTTGCGGGACATATTGTGGACCAAAAAGAAAAACGAAATCTTTTAGCGCTATGTATTGCAGCGTTTTCGTTAATTAGTTTGGGCTTGTTTTTATTGACTTGGGACAAAATTGTAGCCAACTGGGAAACGAATACCATTTTGTATTGTATTTATGCGTTGGTCTTTTTTGGTGGTTTTTTACGTTCGTTTTTTGGCCCGACTATTTTTTCTTTAATAGCTTTATTGGTACCAAAAAAGATTTATCCTAATGCAGCGACTTGGAGTAGTAGTACCTGGAAAGCAGCAACCGTTTTAGGAGCGTTATTTGGCGGTTTTTTTATAGGTTGGATTGGTGTTGCCAGTACGCTGTGTATTGTGTTTGTATTGGTGGCTTTGGCTTTTGTTATTACTTTTCAGATAGAAAAGAAGCCTATTTTAAATCCTAAGATTGGCGAGTCTGTAAAGGACAGTCTAAAAGTTGGACTTCAGTTTGTGTTTAATAATAAAGCTATTTTAGGGGCTTTATCTTTAGATATGATTGCGGTTTTATTTGGTGGTGCAGTCGCTTTATTGTCTGTTTTTGCACAGGATATTTTACACGTTGGACCTAATGGTTTTGGTGTGCTTAACGCGTCCGTATCCATAGGTAGTATTTTAACGATGTTTATAACTACCTATTTGCCTGTTAGCAAAAACGCTGGAAAAAAATTACTGATTTCTATATTTGGATTTGGAATTTGTATTATCATTTTTGGAATGTCAGAATTATTCTGGGTTAGCGTCTTAGCTTTGTTCTTTTCGGGTGTAACGGATGGTGTATCCATGGTGATACGTCAAACCATATTACAATTAAAAACGCCTGATCACATGCGTGGACGTGTAGCCTCTGTAAACAGTATGTTTGTGGGATCGTCTAATGAGCTTGGTGCTTTTGAAAGTGGTATTGCTGCCAAGTATTTGGGTGGTGCTGCTAGAGCTGTGATTTTTGGAGGTGTCATGACGTTGTTAACCGTAGTTGCTATTGGTGCAAAAAATAAAACCTTGAGAAACTTAGATTTAACTAAGGATATTGAGGATCATGAAAAAGAAGAGGAGTAGACCTATTTGTTTTTAGATTATCTTTGTTGTTCCTTTAAACAACATCTCTAAATGAAAAAATTACTTATCGCTATAATTGTAATTATCATTTCAATTTTTGCGTACAATCAATACAAAACGTATCAGCGTTTTAATCCTGAAAACACAAATTATAACGTCAGTCAAATGATTGATATTGATTATTATGATCAAGAGGTTGTGTTTGGTTACCATGACGCTATTCAAAGTTTGAATGCTTATATTACTATGCAATGGAGTGCTAATGGTATTGATGTTATTAGTCCCGAAAATGAGGAAGCAGAAACAGTTCTAGCTGTTGATAGTTATGCTAATAAAAGGGCTAAGGTTAAATTCTATGAAGTTAAATTAGAACAGTCCAAACGACTAAAAGATAAAGGGTTCTCTAATAAAGGCGTTCAACTTTTTGAAAATACAGGCTTAACAGAAGAAGCCTATAATAAACAATTAGAAGCGGATAAGTTTCGAGACAGATTATTGTCAGAATTACCTAGGGCCTACTTACGGTCTGGGGAGAAAAGTGCTTTTATTTATGAGGTGCAAAAATTGTTAGTAAAAAAAGGTTACGATATACCTTTGGATGGTGTGTATAAATCTATAACAGAAAAAGCAATTTTAGATTTTGAAACTAAAGCTAACTTATTTGTGGATGGCAATATTGATCAATTAACTCTAGAGGCTTTACTAGATTAAATCAACTTTTTTTAATTGAAAGTGTTGATTTTGTATCTATTTAATTGTATTCCTTTAACGCCATGTTTTCGCCATCAAAAACCCCATAAGTAAAGTACTGTATCCAATCGCCTAGATTAACGTATTTAGAATCATTACCAAGGTCTATATTTAAAGGTAAGTGTCTGTGCCCAAAGACAAAATAATCGCGATGTTTAGTCTCTAATTTGCGTTTGCAGTATTGCACTAGCCACTCTTTATCGTCTCCTAAAAATTTAGCATCATCGTCTCCAGAGATCATTTTGTTTTTAACGGACATGTATTGTCCTAAACGCAAGGCAAAATCGGGGTGTAATAAACGTTGAAATAACCATTTAGCAACAGGATTGGTAAACACTTTTTTCATGCGTTTATACCCTTTGTCTTCTGGTCCTAAACCGTCTCCGTGCCCTATAAAAAAGGTTTTATTGTTAAAGGTGAATTCTTTTGGTTTGTGGTAAACTGGGATGTTTAATTCTTCTTCAAAATAGCCATCCATCCATAAATCATGGTTACCTACAAAGTAATAGATTGGGATTCCGGAGTCACTAATTTCGGCAAGTTTACCTAATGTTCTTGTAAATCCTTTTGGTATCACACGTTTGTATTCCATCCAAAAATCAAACATATCTCCTAATAAGAAAATAGCTGCTGCATCTTCTTTTACCATGTCTAACCAGGCGACAAACTTTTTT is drawn from Psychroserpens sp. NJDZ02 and contains these coding sequences:
- a CDS encoding OsmC family protein, which encodes MSHKITTNWKGNMLFDSDNPSGHHVLMDTDVEGKAREGLSPKALMLSSLAGCSGLDVVSILDKMKINSYDLKMEVEGLLTDEHPKYYHTVILDYHFTGDDLNEEKINRAVQLSVEKYCGVMEMFRRFAEVKTNVHFHNK
- the recJ gene encoding single-stranded-DNA-specific exonuclease RecJ → MRWTLKPKPNPETVKSLADSLQIDAPIASLLVQRGIENFEDAKSFFRPSLDHLHDPYLMKDMDKAVVRIEHAIANDENILVYGDYDVDGTTSVALMSSYLKTKTPLVATYIPDRYGEGYGVSYQGIDFAEDNDFGLIIALDCGVKAVDKVVYAKEKNIDFIICDHHRPGAIVPDAVAVLDPKQADCNYPYKELCGCGVGFKLIQALAGKDGQTIADLLPYLDLVATAIGADIVPITGENRILAYHGLKVVNQKSRAGFRAIINQLKKDTLTITDVVFTIAPRINAAGRMKHGQYAVDLLTEVDFATAVTYAEEIEEFNSDRRETDKTITIEALAQIIENKEEQRLTSVVYQEDWHKGVIGIVASRLIETYYRPTLVFTKSGDKLAASARSVSGFDVYNALEACSAHIEQFGGHMYAAGLTLKEENYEAFKQAFEDEVSKTIDKNLLTPEIKIDTTLELSAIDDKFWRIVKQFAPFGPGNMTPIFMTEALKDTGYGKCVGEDDKHIRCTVTQSGREKFVCIGFNLGDKLNLIKNRKRFKAVYSVDENHWQGNVSLQLKLRDLKE
- a CDS encoding MFS transporter — translated: MAKNDPYAALRIREFNIFLLLRFALVFGWSMQFIVIEWEVYTLTKDPLYLGLIGLMEIIPAFSMALFAGHIVDQKEKRNLLALCIAAFSLISLGLFLLTWDKIVANWETNTILYCIYALVFFGGFLRSFFGPTIFSLIALLVPKKIYPNAATWSSSTWKAATVLGALFGGFFIGWIGVASTLCIVFVLVALAFVITFQIEKKPILNPKIGESVKDSLKVGLQFVFNNKAILGALSLDMIAVLFGGAVALLSVFAQDILHVGPNGFGVLNASVSIGSILTMFITTYLPVSKNAGKKLLISIFGFGICIIIFGMSELFWVSVLALFFSGVTDGVSMVIRQTILQLKTPDHMRGRVASVNSMFVGSSNELGAFESGIAAKYLGGAARAVIFGGVMTLLTVVAIGAKNKTLRNLDLTKDIEDHEKEEE
- a CDS encoding peptidoglycan-binding domain-containing protein, which codes for MKKLLIAIIVIIISIFAYNQYKTYQRFNPENTNYNVSQMIDIDYYDQEVVFGYHDAIQSLNAYITMQWSANGIDVISPENEEAETVLAVDSYANKRAKVKFYEVKLEQSKRLKDKGFSNKGVQLFENTGLTEEAYNKQLEADKFRDRLLSELPRAYLRSGEKSAFIYEVQKLLVKKGYDIPLDGVYKSITEKAILDFETKANLFVDGNIDQLTLEALLD
- a CDS encoding UDP-2,3-diacylglucosamine diphosphatase, coding for MQIPKGKKIYFASDNHLGAPTKELSLPREKKFVAWLDMVKEDAAAIFLLGDMFDFWMEYKRVIPKGFTRTLGKLAEISDSGIPIYYFVGNHDLWMDGYFEEELNIPVYHKPKEFTFNNKTFFIGHGDGLGPEDKGYKRMKKVFTNPVAKWLFQRLLHPDFALRLGQYMSVKNKMISGDDDAKFLGDDKEWLVQYCKRKLETKHRDYFVFGHRHLPLNIDLGNDSKYVNLGDWIQYFTYGVFDGENMALKEYN